Proteins from a genomic interval of Flammeovirgaceae bacterium SG7u.111:
- a CDS encoding metallophosphoesterase, protein MHESLIVNAESIKASQITFVGDLHGCYRSFKALLEKIPQEDNVVVLLGDVINKGKRSYETYQFVRGQGFMQLLGNHDYYCVNRHNEHGQIPWLRQGGGSTVQSIRNHFENLGDSQLQIVLSEMAYYFRSALSYLIVETSFGKKLLATHGGISPKVYRQYYFNLPQVLNMDIRRSTSYLFNKMELVDLPGFIQVIGHQPTEKDRLFDGKNYHLDTGCVYNRRGMGWLTAGTFSLVEDRPPIITQQVNID, encoded by the coding sequence ATGCACGAATCCTTAATAGTCAATGCTGAATCAATAAAAGCCTCACAAATCACTTTTGTAGGAGACCTGCATGGTTGCTACCGGAGCTTCAAGGCTTTACTAGAAAAAATCCCCCAAGAAGATAACGTCGTAGTCCTGCTTGGGGATGTGATCAATAAGGGCAAGAGGTCTTATGAAACGTACCAGTTTGTGAGGGGGCAGGGCTTCATGCAGTTGCTGGGCAACCATGATTATTATTGTGTAAACAGGCATAATGAACACGGGCAAATTCCTTGGCTGAGGCAAGGGGGTGGATCTACGGTTCAGTCTATCCGCAACCACTTTGAAAACTTAGGAGACAGTCAACTACAGATTGTCCTTTCGGAAATGGCTTATTACTTCCGAAGTGCTCTTTCGTACCTTATAGTGGAAACTAGTTTTGGGAAGAAGCTATTGGCTACGCACGGAGGTATTAGTCCAAAGGTTTATCGGCAATATTATTTTAACTTGCCTCAGGTTCTCAATATGGACATCCGTCGCTCTACCTCCTACTTGTTCAATAAAATGGAATTGGTGGATTTACCAGGATTTATACAAGTGATAGGTCACCAGCCTACCGAAAAAGACAGGTTGTTCGATGGAAAAAACTATCATTTGGATACGGGCTGCGTGTATAACCGAAGGGGCATGGGTTGGCTAACAGCTGGTACTTTCAGTCTCGTAGAAGACCGCCCACCCATTATTACCCAACAAGTGAATATCGATTAG
- a CDS encoding LuxR C-terminal-related transcriptional regulator, with amino-acid sequence MDILFASELFQLIFNQFDREPDAFVRLFDDSQNFMAYDYLCEKKEFLDVSSSFTEIFGYPKQSIVGKKEFFQKNIHADDEDLFLGFFNMLPKGEKAKINKHQRAWLLDKMKCRVKHRDGHWKEIIIYSFTYFIEIRGWHKVGMLTEAQSRAGNNEFSVIGKQAKREAVSWEKKERVKVSKRESEVLALLGQGMIAKEIADKLCISTSTVITHKKNLINKMGVKNTAQLISKASNMLLL; translated from the coding sequence ATGGATATACTATTTGCTAGTGAATTATTTCAATTGATATTTAATCAGTTTGATAGAGAACCCGATGCATTTGTCAGGTTGTTCGACGACTCTCAGAATTTTATGGCTTATGATTACCTCTGTGAAAAAAAGGAGTTTTTAGATGTAAGCTCTTCCTTTACCGAAATCTTTGGCTACCCAAAACAAAGCATTGTTGGGAAAAAAGAGTTCTTTCAAAAGAATATTCACGCCGATGACGAGGACCTGTTTTTGGGCTTTTTCAATATGCTTCCCAAGGGAGAAAAGGCTAAAATCAACAAACATCAGCGTGCATGGCTGCTCGATAAAATGAAGTGTAGGGTGAAGCATCGTGACGGGCATTGGAAAGAGATTATTATTTATTCCTTTACTTATTTTATAGAGATAAGAGGTTGGCACAAAGTAGGAATGCTTACTGAAGCTCAAAGTAGGGCAGGAAATAATGAGTTTTCTGTAATTGGAAAACAGGCGAAAAGGGAGGCTGTGTCTTGGGAGAAAAAAGAGCGGGTAAAAGTATCGAAGCGAGAGAGCGAAGTATTAGCGCTGCTTGGTCAAGGGATGATAGCCAAAGAAATAGCCGATAAGCTTTGTATAAGTACCAGTACGGTCATTACACACAAGAAAAACCTCATAAATAAAATGGGGGTTAAAAACACAGCCCAACTGATAAGTAAAGCCAGTAACATGCTGCTACTTTAG
- a CDS encoding UpxY family transcription antiterminator, translating into MIASVQPQHEASACQWYAVNTRFKHEKKVHKLLQAKGVHSFLPLYSTLRYWSDRKKRVEEPLFSCYLFVKINLKEKLDVLQTNGVLSFVSFEHSPVSIPECQIETIQRLLSGNAEFEVKHHFKRGERVKVVSGPFAGMEGHLLRTKTASRLMIGIDALKQSIAVEIGAHELEPIK; encoded by the coding sequence ATGATTGCCTCTGTCCAACCTCAACACGAGGCGAGTGCCTGCCAATGGTATGCAGTGAACACTCGTTTCAAACACGAAAAAAAAGTGCATAAGCTTTTACAAGCCAAAGGCGTACATAGTTTTTTGCCCCTTTATTCGACTCTTCGCTATTGGAGCGACCGCAAGAAGAGGGTTGAAGAACCTCTTTTCAGCTGCTACCTTTTTGTAAAGATCAATTTGAAGGAGAAGCTTGATGTTTTGCAGACCAACGGCGTATTGAGTTTTGTAAGTTTCGAGCACAGCCCCGTGTCCATTCCTGAGTGCCAAATAGAAACTATCCAGCGGTTGCTGAGTGGAAATGCGGAATTTGAGGTGAAGCATCATTTCAAAAGAGGGGAAAGGGTAAAAGTGGTTTCAGGTCCATTTGCGGGTATGGAAGGTCATTTGCTTCGCACTAAAACAGCATCAAGGCTGATGATCGGCATAGATGCGCTCAAGCAATCCATTGCCGTGGAAATAGGAGCGCATGAGCTTGAGCCAATTAAGTAA
- a CDS encoding DUF4255 domain-containing protein gives MINEAIELIVEKLNDAVSDGVEDFVVAGNIAFAEGSEEGLALANKIVLSLVNIDEESTMKNGHYFRKRADAVEYRNRPVNLNLYLLFSANFTNNYNDALAMTSRTIEFFQRSNTFTLHNTSPEGLDFQLVLDLHTITFEQVNYLWGSLGGKQYPFVLYKCRVVSIEAKDPVGSGALIEEIHSKEKMQ, from the coding sequence ATGATTAATGAAGCGATTGAATTGATAGTGGAGAAGCTCAACGATGCTGTTTCGGATGGAGTGGAAGACTTTGTGGTAGCAGGGAACATTGCTTTTGCCGAAGGCTCGGAAGAAGGGCTGGCGTTGGCAAATAAAATAGTGCTGAGCTTGGTGAACATAGACGAAGAATCTACCATGAAAAATGGGCATTATTTCCGCAAAAGAGCCGATGCGGTGGAGTATCGGAACCGTCCTGTTAATTTGAACTTGTACCTGTTGTTTAGTGCAAATTTTACCAATAACTACAACGATGCACTGGCAATGACTTCCCGAACCATCGAGTTTTTCCAAAGATCGAACACCTTTACGCTTCACAATACAAGCCCTGAAGGTCTCGATTTTCAGTTGGTGCTCGACTTGCACACCATCACTTTTGAGCAGGTGAACTACCTCTGGGGCTCGCTTGGGGGAAAGCAATATCCATTTGTGCTGTATAAATGTAGAGTGGTGAGCATAGAAGCGAAAGATCCAGTGGGTTCAGGCGCGCTGATCGAAGAAATTCATTCTAAGGAAAAAATGCAGTAA